One Pseudorasbora parva isolate DD20220531a chromosome 4, ASM2467924v1, whole genome shotgun sequence genomic region harbors:
- the mnx2b gene encoding motor neuron and pancreas homeobox 2b isoform X1, with protein MEKSKNFRIDALLAEEPHRGTREISPGQSSDSPTGSPVSCRRADTPSPRGTPGAIHLQTGIIPKPGLLNLPHPGLTSIPGMYTTPMYHLSALGGQHPALAYSGFTQPYPEQLKAAAMAGSLPLEHWIRAGIMVPRLPDYTCEWGSIQMTAPQSGLMGKCRRPRTAFTSQQLLELENQFKHNKYLSRPKRFEVATSLMLTETQVKIWFQNRRMKWKRSRKAKEQAAQVEVERQRGGTKSTNERPGRDGRRALAQSLEEHEEEDDLDEDDEEDEAEGPHKFISDSLNVPRSTDFLHHTSALGYHADSPFSEDDMEEEVGGGDRKIGAGL; from the exons ATGGAAAAATCAAAGAACTTCAGGATCGACGCTCTTCTTGCTGAAGAACCACATCGAGGGACCCGAGAAATATCACCTGGACAGAGTAGCGACAGCCCGACGGGTAGCCCGGTGTCCTGCAGGCGCGCAGACACTCCGTCCCCTCGCGGAACACCCGGCGCCATACACCTCCAAACCGGAATCATACCTAAACCAGGGCTGCTCAATCTCCCACACCCGGGACTCACTTCAATTCCAGGCATGTACACGACACCCATGTACCACCTTTCAGCGTTGGGAGGTCAGCATCCAGCCCTGGCGTACTCGGGTTTTACGCAGCCGTACCCGGAGCAGCTGAAGGCGGCGGCGATGGCCGGATCTTTACCGCTGGAGCACTGGATACGAGCTGGCATCATGGTACCAAGACTGCCCGATTACACCTGTGAGTGGGGTAGCATTCAGATGA CCGCCCCCCAGTCCGGTTTGATGGGTAAATGTCGTAGGCCACGGACAGCATTCACCAGTCAACAACTACTGGAGCTGGAGAACCAGTTTAAACATAACAAATACCTTTCCAGACCCAAACGCTTCGAAGTGGCCACATCGCTCATGCTGACTGAAACACAG GTCAAGATCTGGTTCCAGAACCGGCGAATGAAGTGGAAACGCAGTCGTAAGGCTAAAGAACAGGCCGCACAGGTCGAGGTCGAACGCCAACGTGGGGGAACCAAATCGACCAATGAGAGGCCAGGAAGGGACGGCCGCAGGGCTCTCGCTCAGAGTTTGGAGGAGCACGAGGAAGAGGACGATCTTGACGAGGACGATGAAGAAGATGAGGCGGAAGGGCCACACAAGTTCATAAGCGACAGCCTTAATGTACCACGTTCCACAGACTTTCTGCACCACACATCTGCATTAGGATACCACGCCGACAGCCCGTTCTCCGAGGACGACATGGAGGAGGAGGTGGGAGGCGGCGATAGGAAGATTGGGGCAGGGTTATGA
- the mnx2b gene encoding motor neuron and pancreas homeobox 2b isoform X2: MEKSKNFRIDALLAEEPHRGTREISPGQSSDSPTGSPVSCRRADTPSPRGTPGAIHLQTGIIPKPGLLNLPHPGLTSIPGMYTTPMYHLSALGGQHPALAYSGFTQPYPEQLKAAAMAGSLPLEHWIRAGIMVPRLPDYTSAPQSGLMGKCRRPRTAFTSQQLLELENQFKHNKYLSRPKRFEVATSLMLTETQVKIWFQNRRMKWKRSRKAKEQAAQVEVERQRGGTKSTNERPGRDGRRALAQSLEEHEEEDDLDEDDEEDEAEGPHKFISDSLNVPRSTDFLHHTSALGYHADSPFSEDDMEEEVGGGDRKIGAGL, from the exons ATGGAAAAATCAAAGAACTTCAGGATCGACGCTCTTCTTGCTGAAGAACCACATCGAGGGACCCGAGAAATATCACCTGGACAGAGTAGCGACAGCCCGACGGGTAGCCCGGTGTCCTGCAGGCGCGCAGACACTCCGTCCCCTCGCGGAACACCCGGCGCCATACACCTCCAAACCGGAATCATACCTAAACCAGGGCTGCTCAATCTCCCACACCCGGGACTCACTTCAATTCCAGGCATGTACACGACACCCATGTACCACCTTTCAGCGTTGGGAGGTCAGCATCCAGCCCTGGCGTACTCGGGTTTTACGCAGCCGTACCCGGAGCAGCTGAAGGCGGCGGCGATGGCCGGATCTTTACCGCTGGAGCACTGGATACGAGCTGGCATCATGGTACCAAGACTGCCCGATTACACCT CCGCCCCCCAGTCCGGTTTGATGGGTAAATGTCGTAGGCCACGGACAGCATTCACCAGTCAACAACTACTGGAGCTGGAGAACCAGTTTAAACATAACAAATACCTTTCCAGACCCAAACGCTTCGAAGTGGCCACATCGCTCATGCTGACTGAAACACAG GTCAAGATCTGGTTCCAGAACCGGCGAATGAAGTGGAAACGCAGTCGTAAGGCTAAAGAACAGGCCGCACAGGTCGAGGTCGAACGCCAACGTGGGGGAACCAAATCGACCAATGAGAGGCCAGGAAGGGACGGCCGCAGGGCTCTCGCTCAGAGTTTGGAGGAGCACGAGGAAGAGGACGATCTTGACGAGGACGATGAAGAAGATGAGGCGGAAGGGCCACACAAGTTCATAAGCGACAGCCTTAATGTACCACGTTCCACAGACTTTCTGCACCACACATCTGCATTAGGATACCACGCCGACAGCCCGTTCTCCGAGGACGACATGGAGGAGGAGGTGGGAGGCGGCGATAGGAAGATTGGGGCAGGGTTATGA